In the genome of Danio rerio strain Tuebingen ecotype United States chromosome 23, GRCz12tu, whole genome shotgun sequence, one region contains:
- the txk gene encoding tyrosine-protein kinase Tec isoform X2: protein MVSARTAVNMIHSNQSIHSIFCCCCCALQTSTHVDMNNRYPGSVYTAQISQKKLPRSPPDDDDNGVMKVVAMYDFTARESSDLTLHRGETYIILHKQDQLWWRAKDRHGNKGFIPSNYVTETGTIEANDWYCKNINRAEAEHLLRQEGKDGGFVVRSSSQPSTYTVSVYTHCLGKGEVRHYQIKRTDEDKFYLAENHVFISIPELINYHKYNAAGLVARLRYPIGPKGKCQPATAGFSSDKMEINPSELTFMKELGSGQFGVVRLGKWRAQHKVAIKTIREGAMNEDDFIEEAKIMTRLCHPKLVQLYGVCVTQRPICIVTEFMENGCLLHFLRQHSKTLGRSQMLCMCQDVCEGMEYLEHNQFIHRDLAARNCLVNERNVVKVCDFGMTRYVLDNQYTSSMGSRFPVKWSPPEVLHFNKFSNKSDVWSFGVLMWEVFSEGKTPFDNRTNVEVVEEVTQGSRLYRPHLATPHIYNIMYRCWHERPHGRPAFSELLQDFRLITEEETDT from the exons atggtatCAGCACGGACTGCAGTAAATATGATTCACTCGA ATCAGTCCATACACTCCatcttctgctgctgctgctgcgcttTACAGACCAG CACGCATGTGGATATGAACAACAGATATCCAGGATCCGTCTATACg GCTCAGATTTCTCAGAAGAAGCTTCCTCGCTCTCctcctgatgatgatgataatggtgTGATGAAGGTGGTAGCCATGTATGACTTCACAGCCAGAGAGAGTTCAGACCTGACGCTGCACCGCGGAGAAACATACATCATCCTCCATAAACAAGACCAGCTGTGGTGGAGAGCCAAAGACAGGCACGG AAACAAGGGCTTCATTCCCAGTAACTATGTCACCGAAACTGGAACAATAGAAGCCAATGA CTGGTACTGCAAGAACATCAACAGAGCTGAAGCAGAGCATCTTCTGAGACAAGAG GGGAAGGATGGAGGGTTTGTGGTCAGGAGCTCCAGTCAGCCCAGCACATACACAGTGTCTGTTTACACACACTG ttTAGGTAAAGGTGAGGTGAGGCATTATCAGATCAAGCGGACAGACGAGGATAAGTTCTACCTGGCAGAGAACCACGTCTTCATCTCCATTCCTGAGCTCATCAACTACCACAAGTACAACGCAGCAG GTCTAGTGGCCAGACTGCGCTATCCCATCGGGCCGAAGGGCAAATGCCAACCAGCTACagcgggattcagttcag ATAAAATGGAGATCAACCCATCTGAGCTGACCTTCATGAAGGAGCTGGGTTCTGGTCAGTTTGGAGTGGTGCGACTGGGTAAATGGAGAGCGCAGCATAAAGTGGCCATTAAAACCATCCGGGAAGGAGCCATGAATGAGGATGATTTCATTGAGGAAGCTAAGATCATGac gcgtcTCTGTCACCCTAAGCTGGTGCAGCTGTACGGTGTGTGTGTGACCCAACGCCCCATCTGCATCGTGACCGAGTTCATGGAGAACGGCTGCTTGCTTCACTTCCTGCGGCAGCACAGCAAGACTCTGGGACGCTCGCAGATGCTGTGCATGTGTCAGGATGTGTGTGAAGGGATGGAGTACCTGGAACACAACCAGTTCATACACCGAGACCTG gctgCACGGAACTGTCTGGTTAATGAGAGGAATGTGGTGAAGGTGTGTGACTTTGGCATGACCAG GTATGTTCTGGATAATCAGTACACCAGCTCTATGGGCTCCAGGTTCCCTGTTAAATGGTCCCCGCCAGAAGTTCTGCACTTCAACAAGTTCAGCAACAAGTCAGACGTGTGGTCATTCG GTGTGCTGATGTGGGAGGTGTTCTCGGAGGGAAAGACGCCGTTTGATAACCGCACTAATGTGGAGGTGGTGGAGGAGGTGACGCAGGGCAGCCGACTGTACAGACCTCACCTTGCTACACCACACATCTACAACATCATGTACCGCTGCTGGCACGAG agacCTCATGGACGACCAGCATTTTCTGAATTGCTGCAAGATTTCAGACTGATCACAGAAGAGGAGAcagacacatga
- the txk gene encoding tyrosine-protein kinase Tec isoform X1 — protein MVSARTAVNMIHSNQSIHSIFCCCCCALQTSSTHVDMNNRYPGSVYTAQISQKKLPRSPPDDDDNGVMKVVAMYDFTARESSDLTLHRGETYIILHKQDQLWWRAKDRHGNKGFIPSNYVTETGTIEANDWYCKNINRAEAEHLLRQEGKDGGFVVRSSSQPSTYTVSVYTHCLGKGEVRHYQIKRTDEDKFYLAENHVFISIPELINYHKYNAAGLVARLRYPIGPKGKCQPATAGFSSDKMEINPSELTFMKELGSGQFGVVRLGKWRAQHKVAIKTIREGAMNEDDFIEEAKIMTRLCHPKLVQLYGVCVTQRPICIVTEFMENGCLLHFLRQHSKTLGRSQMLCMCQDVCEGMEYLEHNQFIHRDLAARNCLVNERNVVKVCDFGMTRYVLDNQYTSSMGSRFPVKWSPPEVLHFNKFSNKSDVWSFGVLMWEVFSEGKTPFDNRTNVEVVEEVTQGSRLYRPHLATPHIYNIMYRCWHERPHGRPAFSELLQDFRLITEEETDT, from the exons atggtatCAGCACGGACTGCAGTAAATATGATTCACTCGA ATCAGTCCATACACTCCatcttctgctgctgctgctgcgcttTACAGACCAG CAGCACGCATGTGGATATGAACAACAGATATCCAGGATCCGTCTATACg GCTCAGATTTCTCAGAAGAAGCTTCCTCGCTCTCctcctgatgatgatgataatggtgTGATGAAGGTGGTAGCCATGTATGACTTCACAGCCAGAGAGAGTTCAGACCTGACGCTGCACCGCGGAGAAACATACATCATCCTCCATAAACAAGACCAGCTGTGGTGGAGAGCCAAAGACAGGCACGG AAACAAGGGCTTCATTCCCAGTAACTATGTCACCGAAACTGGAACAATAGAAGCCAATGA CTGGTACTGCAAGAACATCAACAGAGCTGAAGCAGAGCATCTTCTGAGACAAGAG GGGAAGGATGGAGGGTTTGTGGTCAGGAGCTCCAGTCAGCCCAGCACATACACAGTGTCTGTTTACACACACTG ttTAGGTAAAGGTGAGGTGAGGCATTATCAGATCAAGCGGACAGACGAGGATAAGTTCTACCTGGCAGAGAACCACGTCTTCATCTCCATTCCTGAGCTCATCAACTACCACAAGTACAACGCAGCAG GTCTAGTGGCCAGACTGCGCTATCCCATCGGGCCGAAGGGCAAATGCCAACCAGCTACagcgggattcagttcag ATAAAATGGAGATCAACCCATCTGAGCTGACCTTCATGAAGGAGCTGGGTTCTGGTCAGTTTGGAGTGGTGCGACTGGGTAAATGGAGAGCGCAGCATAAAGTGGCCATTAAAACCATCCGGGAAGGAGCCATGAATGAGGATGATTTCATTGAGGAAGCTAAGATCATGac gcgtcTCTGTCACCCTAAGCTGGTGCAGCTGTACGGTGTGTGTGTGACCCAACGCCCCATCTGCATCGTGACCGAGTTCATGGAGAACGGCTGCTTGCTTCACTTCCTGCGGCAGCACAGCAAGACTCTGGGACGCTCGCAGATGCTGTGCATGTGTCAGGATGTGTGTGAAGGGATGGAGTACCTGGAACACAACCAGTTCATACACCGAGACCTG gctgCACGGAACTGTCTGGTTAATGAGAGGAATGTGGTGAAGGTGTGTGACTTTGGCATGACCAG GTATGTTCTGGATAATCAGTACACCAGCTCTATGGGCTCCAGGTTCCCTGTTAAATGGTCCCCGCCAGAAGTTCTGCACTTCAACAAGTTCAGCAACAAGTCAGACGTGTGGTCATTCG GTGTGCTGATGTGGGAGGTGTTCTCGGAGGGAAAGACGCCGTTTGATAACCGCACTAATGTGGAGGTGGTGGAGGAGGTGACGCAGGGCAGCCGACTGTACAGACCTCACCTTGCTACACCACACATCTACAACATCATGTACCGCTGCTGGCACGAG agacCTCATGGACGACCAGCATTTTCTGAATTGCTGCAAGATTTCAGACTGATCACAGAAGAGGAGAcagacacatga